The genomic interval ACCGGGCGGTTGGGCTTGATGCGGATGGCGATGTGCCCTTCGTTGCCGTCGCTCAGCGGGCGGATGTCGTCGTCGACGATCAGCACGTCGAAGCCGGGCACGGGCTTGCCCATCGAGCCGGGCTTGACGGGAAAACACCGGTAATTCGCCAGCACGTTGACGGTCTCGGTCTGGCCGTAGCCGTCGTGGATGTCAAGCCCCGTGGCGCCCCGCCAGATGCGGATGACCTCGCCGTTGAGCGGCTCGCCGGCGCTGGTGCAGTGCCGCAGCGACGACAGGTCGTAGTTGTCCAGATTGTCCCGCACGAGAATGCGATAGACCGTCGGCGGCGCGCAGAAACTGGTGATGCCCAGGCGGCCGATCATCGTCAGCGTCTTTTGCGGCTCGAACTTCGGGGCGGCCGAGACGAACACCGTCGCCCCCACCGTCCACTGACCGAAGAGGCAGCCCCAGACGGCTTTGCCCCAGCCGGTGTCGGTCATCGTCCAGTGCGTGTCGCTGGGCTGCAGGTCGTGCCACAGCTCGGCGGTCAGCCGATGCCCGATGCCGTACGACGCCTGCGTGTGCAGCACCATCTTGGGATACGCCACCGTGCCGGAGGTGAAGTAGATCAGCATGTGGTCGTCGCTGCGGGTGCTCTGCCAGTTGTCGAACGTCTCGCCCTGGGCGGCCAGGGCGTCGGCGAAGTCGATCCAGCCCGGGCGAGGCGCCTCGGCGCCGACGACGATCTTGTGCGCCAGCGTCGGGCAGCGGGCGGCGATCTCGTCGACCACGCCGGCCAGCTCGGCCGAGCAGATCACGCCCACCGCGCCGGAGACTTCAAAGCGGTACAGCAAGTCCCGCGGGCGCGACTGCGTGGTCGTCGGGATGGGGATGACGCCCAGCTTGATCATCGCCAGCATGGCCACGTACCAGTCGGCCCGCCAGCCCATCAGCACCAGCACGCGCTGGCCCTTGACGATGCCCAGCG from Planctomycetaceae bacterium carries:
- a CDS encoding AMP-binding protein, which codes for MPELFNYTVDVFEKWARQEPGRTALLVGSADWGAIESHSFGQLSARINRCCNLLRSLGIVKGQRVLVLMGWRADWYVAMLAMIKLGVIPIPTTTQSRPRDLLYRFEVSGAVGVICSAELAGVVDEIAARCPTLAHKIVVGAEAPRPGWIDFADALAAQGETFDNWQSTRSDDHMLIYFTSGTVAYPKMVLHTQASYGIGHRLTAELWHDLQPSDTHWTMTDTGWGKAVWGCLFGQWTVGATVFVSAAPKFEPQKTLTMIGRLGITSFCAPPTVYRILVRDNLDNYDLSSLRHCTSAGEPLNGEVIRIWRGATGLDIHDGYGQTETVNVLANYRCFPVKPGSMGKPVPGFDVLIVDDDIRPLSDGNEGHIAIRIKPNRPVGFFAGYLNDEESTAAAFRGDFYLTGDRAYRDSDGYFWFVSRADDVIITSGYRIGPFEIESALIEHAAVKESAVVASPNALRGEIVKAFVVLADGYEPSAALVGELQQHVRSITAPYKYPRAIEFVKELPKTISGKIKRRELRQREWAGWRGGMKVRPRRRYRRTYRRLGLLALLERLRRSLFRPKAIIRNR